In Comamonadaceae bacterium OTU4NAUVB1, one DNA window encodes the following:
- a CDS encoding amidohydrolase family protein produces the protein MSKKRTLLRNARALLGDALAFDGQPRDVLIEGDRIAAIAAAGTLGDADAVVDLTDHLLVPGLVNGHQHSHEHFQRGRTENLPLELWMHLVRTRTPVTLTPRQVYLRTMIGAIESLRTGCTTLVDDTALGGAIDRERIDAALQAYEDAGIRALVGFAMMDKPIVDNFPFVEKHVPPALAAELRAAPRPAAADQLGLVRELARDRHPHARRVGVLVSASAPQRCTEPFLRAVRGLADELALPVITHVQETRLQVVTGQCFFGCPMVEYLERIGFLGPATSLIHAVWLNPREIDALARSGATAQHNPWSNLLLGSGVQPVRALLDAGVNVSLGSDGSCSTVTVNMLNVLGSAAAVSKLRGDDHARWLSAREALHAGTLAGGRALGFGDALGALRVGAIADLVAYRTDTVTFTPLNDPVRQLVYAERGAGLAFSMVAGEVAIDGGALVRIDEAALLREIARDFAELGPRYAMAEAEMAPVLTAVEAIHREGLATPVAPDTFDARLR, from the coding sequence ATGAGCAAGAAACGCACCCTCCTGCGCAACGCCCGGGCCCTGCTGGGCGATGCGCTGGCCTTCGACGGGCAACCGCGCGACGTGCTGATCGAGGGCGATCGCATCGCCGCCATCGCGGCCGCGGGCACCCTGGGCGACGCCGACGCGGTCGTCGACCTGACGGATCACCTGCTGGTGCCCGGCCTGGTCAACGGCCACCAGCACTCGCACGAGCACTTCCAGCGCGGGCGCACCGAGAACCTTCCGCTGGAACTGTGGATGCACCTGGTGCGCACGCGCACGCCGGTGACGCTGACGCCGCGCCAGGTCTACCTGCGCACGATGATCGGCGCCATCGAGTCGCTGCGCACCGGCTGCACCACGCTGGTGGACGACACCGCGCTCGGCGGCGCGATCGACCGGGAGCGCATCGACGCCGCGCTGCAGGCCTACGAGGACGCCGGCATCCGCGCGCTGGTGGGCTTCGCCATGATGGACAAGCCCATCGTGGACAACTTCCCCTTCGTCGAGAAGCACGTTCCGCCCGCGCTCGCGGCCGAGCTGCGCGCCGCGCCGCGCCCGGCGGCGGCGGACCAGCTGGGCCTGGTGCGCGAGCTCGCGCGCGATCGCCATCCCCACGCGCGGCGCGTCGGCGTACTGGTCTCGGCCTCCGCGCCGCAGCGCTGCACCGAGCCCTTCCTTAGGGCGGTGCGCGGCCTCGCCGACGAGCTGGCGTTGCCGGTCATCACGCACGTCCAGGAGACGCGGCTGCAGGTCGTCACCGGCCAGTGCTTCTTCGGCTGCCCGATGGTCGAGTACCTCGAACGCATCGGCTTCCTGGGGCCGGCCACCAGCCTGATCCACGCGGTGTGGCTCAACCCGCGCGAGATCGACGCGCTGGCGCGCAGCGGCGCCACCGCCCAGCACAACCCCTGGAGCAACCTGCTGCTGGGCTCGGGCGTGCAGCCGGTGCGCGCGTTGCTCGACGCCGGCGTCAACGTGAGCCTGGGCTCGGACGGCTCCTGCTCCACGGTCACGGTCAACATGCTCAACGTGCTGGGCAGCGCGGCGGCGGTGTCCAAGCTGCGCGGCGACGACCACGCGCGCTGGCTGTCGGCGCGCGAGGCGCTGCACGCGGGCACGCTGGCCGGCGGCCGCGCGCTGGGCTTCGGCGACGCCCTGGGCGCGCTGCGCGTCGGCGCCATCGCCGACCTGGTGGCCTACCGCACCGACACCGTGACCTTCACGCCCCTGAACGATCCCGTGCGCCAGCTGGTGTATGCCGAGCGCGGCGCCGGACTCGCCTTCTCGATGGTCGCGGGCGAGGTCGCGATCGACGGCGGGGCCCTCGTGCGCATCGACGAGGCCGCGCTGCTGCGCGAGATCGCGCGCGACTTCGCCGAGCTGGGCCCGCGCTACGCCATGGCCGAGGCCGAGATGGCCCCGGTGCTGACGGCGGTCGAGGCCATCCATCGCGAAGGGCTGGCCACCCCGGTGGCGCCCGACACCTTCGACGCGCGGCTGCGCTGA
- a CDS encoding ABC transporter ATP-binding protein, with translation MPAPVRAPSVEVVLDRIHHRYAGATAVESVSLDVPAGELVALLGPSGCGKTTLLRIVAGLLRQTGGTVRMGAEVVDALPTNERGAGIVFQNYALFPHMSVAANVAYGLRARGVAAQEARRAAAEMLAMVRMEAFGARYPRELSGGQQQRVALARTLAVRPRVLLLDEPFAALDKNLRLDMQIEIKRIQRELGITTLLVTHDQDEAMSMADRIAVMNAGRVEQFDTPETIYDRPATRFVATFIGTANLLAGRLAPGGPRGFTVECDGGGSLALDRAAPCSRAGSVVVAARPEHLSLAAPADGALPATVGMVLPLGPSLVYELLLGNGHTLKVTQPRNAEAHRYAAGDRVGVSLRPGSPAGVFAG, from the coding sequence ATGCCAGCACCCGTCCGCGCCCCCAGCGTCGAGGTCGTCCTCGACCGGATCCATCACCGCTACGCCGGGGCCACGGCCGTCGAGTCGGTCTCGCTGGACGTGCCGGCCGGCGAGCTGGTCGCGCTGCTGGGCCCGAGCGGCTGCGGCAAGACCACCCTGCTGCGCATCGTGGCCGGCCTGCTGCGCCAGACCGGCGGCACCGTGCGCATGGGCGCCGAGGTGGTGGACGCCCTGCCGACCAACGAGCGCGGCGCGGGGATCGTGTTCCAGAACTACGCGCTGTTTCCCCACATGAGCGTCGCGGCCAACGTCGCCTACGGCCTGCGCGCGCGCGGCGTGGCGGCGCAGGAGGCGCGCCGCGCGGCCGCCGAGATGCTGGCCATGGTGCGCATGGAGGCCTTCGGCGCGCGCTATCCGCGCGAACTCTCCGGCGGCCAGCAGCAGCGCGTGGCGCTGGCCCGCACGCTGGCCGTGCGCCCGCGCGTGCTGCTGCTGGACGAGCCCTTCGCCGCGCTCGACAAGAACCTGCGGCTCGACATGCAGATCGAGATCAAGCGCATCCAGCGCGAGCTGGGCATCACCACGCTGCTGGTCACCCACGACCAGGACGAGGCGATGTCGATGGCCGACCGCATCGCGGTGATGAACGCCGGGCGGGTCGAGCAGTTCGACACGCCCGAGACCATCTACGACCGCCCGGCCACGCGCTTCGTCGCCACCTTCATCGGCACCGCCAACCTGCTCGCGGGCCGGCTCGCGCCCGGCGGACCGCGCGGCTTCACGGTCGAGTGCGACGGCGGCGGCTCGCTCGCCCTGGACCGCGCGGCGCCGTGCTCGCGCGCCGGCAGCGTGGTGGTCGCGGCGCGGCCGGAGCACCTGTCGCTCGCGGCGCCCGCCGACGGCGCCCTGCCGGCGACGGTCGGGATGGTGCTGCCGCTGGGCCCCTCCCTGGTGTACGAACTGCTGCTGGGCAACGGCCACACCCTCAAGGTCACGCAGCCCCGCAACGCCGAGGCGCACCGCTACGCCGCGGGCGACCGCGTGGGCGTCAGCCTGCGCCCGGGCTCGCCGGCCGGCGTGTTCGCGGGCTGA
- a CDS encoding ABC transporter substrate-binding protein, which yields MSTSLSRRQLLQGAAGIGAAPWALHAGLSHAQARSISATTYPGAWESAHRSILLPAFAKATGASTTLVSSLAVDTVSKVVASKGNPPFDVIILDEGPYLAALSQDIFEKIPLDKVPNLKDVPGKLVDPRGLGVFVSGQIIGIAYNTEKIKNPPRSWNDLLKPEYKGRVGLAGMGSTLMSAWMVEIARLNGGSEENLEPAFAFVKKLLPNVSAVASNPGSLATLFQQGQIDISVHYNNNVGDLQGKGVPVALARPDTGWIHIKSVMHIVKNTKQPDLAAAYINAALSPEVQTQMAAAPYFVAPVSAKAVFSPGLQAYARTMADIEAMNGVDWARLNPRRAEYIDRFNREVKV from the coding sequence ATGAGCACGTCACTGTCCCGTCGCCAACTGCTGCAGGGTGCCGCCGGCATCGGTGCGGCGCCATGGGCGCTGCACGCCGGCCTGTCGCACGCGCAGGCCCGGTCGATCTCGGCCACCACCTACCCGGGCGCCTGGGAATCCGCGCACCGCTCGATCCTGCTGCCGGCCTTCGCCAAGGCCACCGGGGCCTCCACCACGCTGGTGTCCTCGCTCGCGGTGGACACCGTGTCGAAGGTGGTGGCGTCCAAGGGCAATCCGCCGTTCGACGTCATCATCCTGGACGAGGGGCCCTACCTCGCGGCCCTGTCGCAGGACATCTTCGAGAAGATCCCGCTCGACAAGGTGCCCAACCTGAAGGACGTCCCGGGCAAGCTGGTCGACCCGCGCGGCCTGGGGGTGTTCGTCTCCGGCCAGATCATCGGCATCGCCTACAACACCGAGAAGATCAAGAACCCGCCGCGCTCGTGGAACGACCTTCTCAAGCCCGAATACAAGGGCCGCGTCGGCCTGGCCGGCATGGGTTCGACGCTGATGTCGGCCTGGATGGTGGAGATCGCCCGCCTCAACGGCGGCAGCGAGGAGAACCTGGAGCCGGCGTTCGCGTTCGTGAAGAAGCTGCTGCCCAACGTGAGCGCGGTGGCCAGCAACCCGGGCTCGCTCGCCACCCTGTTCCAGCAGGGCCAGATCGACATCTCGGTGCACTACAACAACAACGTGGGCGACCTGCAGGGCAAGGGCGTGCCGGTGGCGCTGGCCCGGCCCGACACCGGGTGGATCCACATCAAGAGCGTGATGCACATCGTGAAGAACACGAAGCAGCCCGACCTCGCGGCGGCCTACATCAACGCCGCGTTGAGCCCCGAGGTGCAGACGCAGATGGCCGCCGCGCCGTATTTCGTGGCCCCGGTCAGCGCCAAGGCGGTGTTCAGTCCGGGCCTGCAGGCCTATGCCAGGACCATGGCCGACATCGAGGCCATGAACGGCGTCGACTGGGCCCGGCTCAACCCGCGCCGTGCCGAGTACATCGACCGCTTCAACCGCGAAGTCAAGGTCTGA
- a CDS encoding ABC transporter permease: MPEEFVSGAPRRADTRARATGSLRGALERRSFWTVFGLLGAFAGLLLLAPTVVVIVTSFTSGYSLKFPPPGYSTRWYEALWTQSPELVDAFLLSLRLAAIATGISVLLAVAAALALARRREAWARVAESMLLSPLMLPALAIGLSLLMLFNLAGLGLSFGTLVIGHVAITTPYILRTTSASLLQMDPSLLESARSLGARPLHVFRTVTLPLIARGIAAGAFIGFMYSFDNVAVSLFLSDARSEALPIRMWHIIESNLDVRAAAVSGVLVTATLILMVVMERVAGVSRHFR, from the coding sequence ATGCCTGAGGAATTCGTCTCCGGCGCGCCGCGCCGCGCCGACACGCGCGCCCGTGCCACCGGGTCGCTGCGCGGCGCCCTCGAACGGCGCTCGTTCTGGACCGTGTTCGGCCTGCTCGGGGCGTTCGCCGGCCTGCTGCTGCTGGCACCCACGGTCGTGGTGATCGTCACGTCGTTCACCAGCGGCTACTCCCTGAAGTTCCCGCCGCCGGGCTACTCGACGCGCTGGTACGAGGCGCTGTGGACCCAGTCCCCGGAACTCGTCGACGCCTTCCTGCTGTCGCTGCGGCTCGCGGCGATCGCCACGGGCATCTCGGTGCTGCTGGCCGTGGCGGCGGCGCTCGCGCTGGCGCGGCGGCGCGAGGCCTGGGCGCGCGTGGCGGAGTCCATGCTGCTGTCGCCGCTGATGCTGCCGGCCCTGGCCATCGGCCTGTCGCTGCTGATGCTGTTCAACCTCGCCGGCCTGGGGCTGTCGTTCGGCACGCTGGTGATCGGCCACGTCGCGATCACCACGCCCTACATCCTGCGCACCACGTCGGCGAGCCTGCTGCAGATGGACCCCAGCCTGCTGGAGAGCGCGCGTTCGCTGGGCGCCCGGCCGCTCCACGTGTTCCGCACCGTCACGCTGCCCCTGATCGCGCGGGGCATCGCGGCGGGGGCCTTCATCGGCTTCATGTATTCCTTCGACAACGTGGCGGTGTCGCTGTTCCTGTCCGACGCGCGCAGCGAGGCGCTGCCGATCCGCATGTGGCACATCATCGAATCGAACCTCGACGTGCGCGCCGCGGCGGTGTCGGGGGTGCTCGTCACCGCGACGCTGATCCTGATGGTCGTGATGGAACGCGTCGCCGGCGTCTCGCGGCACTTCCGCTGA
- a CDS encoding nucleoside deaminase, with protein MNDPTPPIDAADDDERWMRLALDEAHAAHARGDWPTGAVLVRDGRLLGRGANRQVTRGDVTAHAEPEALRDALAAHGPDAARGATLYCTMEPCPMCAGALALGGVRRLVLGLRHARLRRSDLGDYGIEAFCRLTGFELALREGVLGDECLALRRRWGGDRVHPA; from the coding sequence GTGAACGACCCGACGCCGCCGATCGACGCCGCCGACGACGACGAACGCTGGATGCGGCTCGCGCTGGACGAGGCGCATGCCGCGCACGCCCGGGGCGACTGGCCGACCGGCGCCGTGCTGGTCAGGGACGGGCGACTGCTCGGACGCGGCGCCAACCGGCAGGTCACGCGTGGCGACGTCACCGCGCACGCGGAGCCCGAGGCCCTGCGCGACGCCTTGGCGGCGCACGGGCCGGACGCCGCGCGGGGCGCCACGCTCTACTGCACGATGGAGCCCTGCCCCATGTGCGCGGGCGCGCTCGCGCTCGGCGGCGTGCGCCGCCTGGTGCTGGGCCTGCGCCATGCGCGCCTGCGCCGCAGCGACCTGGGCGACTACGGCATCGAGGCCTTCTGCCGCCTGACCGGCTTCGAGCTGGCGCTGCGCGAGGGCGTCCTGGGCGACGAATGCCTCGCGCTGCGACGGCGCTGGGGCGGCGACCGGGTCCACCCCGCCTGA
- a CDS encoding ABC transporter permease — protein MAAAASPSRTASALPLSLPLGLFFVAFVLAPMLLLAWVSLHDDAGMTRFGFGQYAKFLTDAFNLAVLGNTLWLGLEVTALTLVIGFPLAWLYTQAPGRWQGPLMLLIILPLLTSSVVRTFAWVVILGRQGIVNTALLDLGWIAEPLKLLYTPGAVAVALAQIELPLMVLPLITALMNVDPNLRQASLALGAGHWRTFARVTLPLSMPGLLAGALLVFASSVSAFVTQTLVGGGQQMFMPYYMYQQAIQANDYPFAAAIAMLLLVCVLAVVVAINALGRRSRGFVHA, from the coding sequence ATGGCCGCCGCCGCATCGCCCTCCCGCACCGCCTCGGCGCTGCCGCTCTCGCTGCCGCTGGGGCTCTTCTTCGTCGCCTTCGTGCTCGCGCCGATGCTGCTGCTGGCCTGGGTGAGCCTGCACGACGACGCCGGAATGACGCGGTTCGGCTTCGGCCAGTACGCGAAATTCCTCACCGACGCCTTCAACCTGGCGGTGCTGGGCAACACGCTGTGGCTGGGCCTCGAGGTCACGGCGCTCACGCTCGTCATCGGCTTCCCGCTGGCCTGGCTCTACACGCAGGCACCGGGTCGCTGGCAGGGTCCGCTGATGCTGCTGATCATCCTGCCGCTGCTCACCAGTTCGGTGGTGCGCACCTTCGCGTGGGTGGTGATCCTCGGCCGCCAGGGCATCGTCAACACCGCCCTGCTGGACCTGGGGTGGATCGCCGAGCCGCTCAAGCTGCTCTACACGCCGGGCGCCGTCGCCGTCGCGCTGGCGCAGATCGAGCTGCCGCTGATGGTGCTGCCGCTCATCACCGCGCTGATGAACGTCGACCCCAACCTGCGCCAGGCGTCGCTCGCGCTCGGCGCCGGCCACTGGCGCACGTTCGCGCGGGTGACGCTGCCGCTGTCGATGCCCGGTCTGCTGGCGGGCGCGCTGCTGGTGTTCGCCTCGAGCGTGAGCGCCTTCGTCACCCAGACGCTGGTGGGCGGCGGCCAGCAGATGTTCATGCCCTACTACATGTACCAGCAGGCCATTCAGGCCAACGACTACCCCTTCGCCGCCGCGATCGCCATGCTGCTGCTGGTGTGCGTGCTGGCGGTGGTGGTCGCGATCAACGCGCTCGGCCGGCGCAGCAGGGGTTTCGTCCATGCCTGA
- a CDS encoding pyridoxamine 5'-phosphate oxidase family protein — protein sequence MDSINRNQPEDNHADLAGDEAARRIQAMSEDAQSCFFCTSAAMGATQGIRPMSVEKADDAGNLWFLSASDSHKNREIEADPKVRIFLQGSKHAGFLTLEGHATVSRDPARIDELWRPIMKTWFTEGKDDPRITVIKVAPTGGYYWDNKHGDLVAATKMVVGAAIGKTLDDSIEGQLRP from the coding sequence ATGGACTCCATCAACCGCAATCAGCCCGAAGACAATCACGCCGACCTCGCCGGGGACGAGGCCGCCCGGCGCATCCAGGCCATGAGCGAGGACGCGCAGTCGTGCTTCTTCTGCACCAGTGCCGCGATGGGCGCGACGCAGGGCATCCGGCCGATGAGCGTGGAGAAGGCCGACGACGCGGGCAACCTGTGGTTCCTGAGCGCCTCGGACAGCCACAAGAACCGCGAGATCGAGGCCGACCCGAAGGTGCGGATCTTCCTTCAGGGAAGCAAGCACGCCGGCTTCCTGACCCTGGAGGGGCACGCCACCGTCAGCCGCGACCCGGCGCGCATCGACGAGCTGTGGCGCCCGATCATGAAGACGTGGTTCACCGAGGGCAAGGACGACCCGCGCATCACGGTGATCAAGGTGGCGCCGACGGGCGGCTACTACTGGGACAACAAGCACGGGGACCTCGTGGCCGCCACCAAGATGGTCGTCGGCGCGGCCATCGGCAAGACCCTGGACGACTCGATCGAAGGCCAGCTGCGGCCCTGA